The sequence below is a genomic window from Sporichthya brevicatena.
CTCACGTTTCGGTAAGGCGACGCTAAGCCCGCCGAAGACTCCGCGTGGGCCCACCCGGGCCGTTCATGATCACGAAGAGCGACGAATCGGTGATCAGTACCGGCGCTCGGCCCGCTGCTTGCAGGCGACGCAGAGCGTGGCCCGCGGGAACGCCTGGAGCCGGGCCTTCCCGATCGGGTCGCCGCACGACTCGCACTGGCCGTAGGTGCCGTCCTCGAGGCGCGCGAGCGCCCGCTCGTCCTGCTGGAGCATGTCGAGGGCGTTGTTGACCAGCGACATCTCCTGCTCGCGCTCGAGCGTCTTGGTGCCGGCATCCGCCTGGTCTTCCCCGGAGCCGTCGCCGTAGTCGCGCAGCAGCGCCTCCCGGTCGGCCTGGGCGACCGCGATCTCGGCCCGGAGCCGGTCGACGTCCTTGCCGAGCTCGGCCCGGACCTCCTTGAGCTCCTCGTTCGTCCAGGCCGTCTCCCCCTCCCGGACCGCGAGCTTGCCGGTCGGCTTCGCGGCCGGCTTCGCGGCCGGAGCCGTGGCGGGAGCCTTTGCCGCGGTCTTGGTCGGGGCCTTCGCCGGCACCGGGGCCGGCGCCTCCGGGGCGGGTTTCGCGGCGGGAGCGGCCACCTGCCGGGCGATCGCGGCGGCCTTGCGCGCGGGAGCCGTCGCCCGCCGCGCGAGCGTCGCCGCCCGGGCCAACGTCCCGGTCTTCTTCGCGGGTGCTGCCTTCTTCGCGGGTGCTGCCTTCTTCGCCGCCGGGGCCTTCTTCGCGGGCGCCGTCTTCTTCGCCGCCGGGGCGTTCTTGGCCGGGGCCTTCTTGGCCGGCGCGGACTTCTTCACCGCCGCCGGCTTGGCGGGCGCAGCCTTTTCCGCCGGCGCGGTCTTTTTCGCCGGGGCCTTCTTCACCGCCGCCTTCTTCACCCCCGCCTTCTTGGCGGGCGCGGCTTTTCTCGCCGGCGCGGATTTCGTGGCGACGGCCTTCTTCGCGACCGGGCTCGCCTTTTTCGCCGAAGCCTTCTTCGCGGCCGCCTTCGTGGCCGGGGCCGCTTTTGTGGCCGCGGCCTTCTTCACCGGGGCGGCCTTCTTGACCGCGGCCTTCTTCGCCGGGGCGGCCTTCTTCACCGGGGCGGACTGCTTCGCCGGCGCAGCCTTCCTCGCGGCCGGGGCCTTCTTCGCCGGGGCGGCCTTCTTCACCGGGGCGGACTGCTTCGCCGGCGCAGCCTTCCTCGCGGCCGGGGCCTTCTTCGCCGGCGCGGCTCGCTTCGCCGAGGCCGCCTTCGTTGCCGGCCCTCCGCTCCTCACCATTGCGGACCCTTCTCGTCCGTCACCAGGCCGTGAACACGATCCGTAGCCAGACGATCACCGACCGTTGGCTGACGGTTCGTCACGGTGCGGGGCCCACCGTACCCACCCGACACGCCGGAAGTCCGAACCCCTGCTCCGAAGATCAGGGCGCGTCGCGCAGGCGCTCCAGGGCGGCGGTGAGGACCTGCTCGTCCCCCTCGACGGCGACCACCTTGTCGCGGCTCGTCGCGCCTCTGACCAGGCGAATCTC
It includes:
- a CDS encoding TraR/DksA family transcriptional regulator — protein: MKKSAPAKKAPAKNAPAAKKTAPAKKAPAAKKAAPAKKAAPAKKTGTLARAATLARRATAPARKAAAIARQVAAPAAKPAPEAPAPVPAKAPTKTAAKAPATAPAAKPAAKPTGKLAVREGETAWTNEELKEVRAELGKDVDRLRAEIAVAQADREALLRDYGDGSGEDQADAGTKTLEREQEMSLVNNALDMLQQDERALARLEDGTYGQCESCGDPIGKARLQAFPRATLCVACKQRAERRY